TGCGGACAAGAATGTGTCGGTACTCGTGCATCTCGAACCTCCGGTTGGCCATAGGGCCTCCTTTCCAGGAGAAAGGTACCCTATGGGACGAGGTCCGAGAGCCTGTATCCCCCCGAGTGGACCGATTAACCCGATCCGAAGGTGGACGGATTAATGCGATCCGAACGTGGCTCGATTAATGCGATCATCCGGTGGCCGGAATAATCCGATCACGCTCTGGACGGATATACGCGATCATTAACACCCGTTTCGAGATCCGTCCCAGGCGGGCCTTGCCGCCGCTCGACGCCTGCCGGGGAACCAGTCCCAGCCAGGCGGACAGGTGCCGGCTGTTCTCGAAGAACGCGATTCCCGGAACCCGGGAGAGTCGTTGGCACACCGGATGGGTCCGATGAATCCGGAGGATTCGATCGTCGAACAGGGAAATCCGGTCCTCGAGGTCTTTGAACTGGTCTTTCAGGGTTCCGAACAGTTCCTGGACGAAGGGGGAGAGCGCCGTGTTCTCGGGGTCCATCCAGAAGCCGGGCGAGCCCAGAGAGCGCTTTTTTGGGACTCCGGGGGAACACGATCCCCATCTCCGTCAGGAGCCCCCGGATGTGGTTGACCAGGGCCGTCCGCTGTTTTACGAGAAGGGCTCGCATGGACAGGAGGGCGGACAGTTCCTGCTGGGCCACCGTCTTGACCGGCACGAACCGCATGTTCGGACGTCCCATCGCCTCGCAGATGGCTTCGGCGTCCCGCCCGTCGTTCTTCTGGGTCTTGACGTACGGTTTCACGTATTTGGCGTGCATCAGCTTGACCGTGTGTCCCATCTTTTCGAACTCCCGGGCCCAGTGGTGCACCCCTCCGCACGCTTCCATCCCGATGGTGCAGGGGGAGAGCTTCGAGATCGTCTCCAGAAGCCGGGCCCGGGTGACTGTCTTTTGGAGGACCGTCCGGCTCCGGTCGTCCACCCCGTGGAGAGCAAAAACGGATTTTGCGATGTCGATGCCCAGCGTAGTAACCTTCATGGTGGTCCCTTCTCGTTGGATGTGAATGGGAAGCAAGCATCCCCATTGTGGCTCACTGAAGCCGTGATTCCAATTGAGGCAGGGACCATCTCATTAACTTACCGAGAAAAAGTTCTCATCAATCTTACAGAAGGTTCATCGATCTATGGTTAGAAAATACAGTAAGCCTCCGATTACTGAAGCGTTGTTCGATATTCAGGTCGAACTTCCTAAAGAGGTCAACATCGAAACGATCGATGGGCTTTCATCCCCTCTCCTTGATCGATATCCCAAAAAACGCCCCAGAAGGAAGTTTTCCACGAAAATCGAGTTTAAAGGCGATAATCCTCCCTCTACGGATTCCTCCGACTTTGGAATCGATGGTTTTTTGTTTTGGACAGAAGATGAAAAACAGGTGACACAGTTTCGATTGGACGGGTTCAGTTTCAGTCGCCTGAAACCATATCCATCAGGGGGATGGGAGGAAACCTATCCTCAAATGGTTGAATTTTGGAATTTCTATAAGGATTCATTAAAGCCCCTCTTGGTAAAGAGGGTTGCGGTAAGGTACATTAATCTTATCGAGGTTCCAAAACCTTTGGGGGAAATGGATTGGGGATCTTATTTCAATTGGGCTCCTCCAGTCTTTGGAGAACTCCCGCATCAGATCGAACAGTTCGTACATCGAACAACGATCCAGTTCCCGGAAGAATCTATCAAGGCTGTCATTACCCTTTTGACGGGACCTCCTCAAGAACCTTCAAAAACAACGGCCATTTTTGATTTGGATGTATTCAAAGAAATTCACTTATCTCTCGATCAGTTCAAAATAGATCCACTCTTTAAAAAACTAAGAGGAATAAAAGATGATTTGTTTGAAGCCGGCCTCACGGAAACTCTGAAAAGGGAGTTCGAATGACCGCTGATACCGCAACGTTGGAACGATGGATCGGAGGTTCTTCTCCCTTGGATTCTTTGGGAGAAAGCAAGGAATCTAAAGACATCGTGAATGCTCGAAGAGATCTTTTCTCAGTCCTGGAATCAAACAAACAAAGTATTGTTCTGGAGGTCTTGAAGGAATTTTGGGATTCGGCAGGAAAAGAAACCTTCCCAAAAGAACTTATCGTGCGCCTCACCTATCTTGAAGAGGTCAGCGAAGAAGAATATCCGGAACAGGGATTGATATCCGAAGGATCCTTGAGATTTTTTCTTCACTTCATTCAATGGCTCACTCGCTTCCCTACCTTTGATTATCCTGACGTGGTCCTCACGCCGGAAGGGAATATCTCCGCCATCTGGAAACCGGCGAAAAATCGTTACTTCGACTTGGAATTTCTGAAGGATGGAGTGGTTCGTTTTGTCGGGTCTTACCCAGGAACGAAAGTTCCATCCAAAATGATTCGATTTTCCGGGCGGGCGACTATCGATAATCTTCTGGAGGCTTCTCGATTTCCCCATATTCTCGGTTGGGACCGAATTCCCTCATGAAAGGCGATCAGGTTCCTGATTCTGATTATATCGCTCGTTATTGCGGGGGTTCTTCCGTTGAATCGGACGGAACAATCAATAGAATGGCGTTTCGGATCCGGAATGGAGAGGAATACTTATCGGTCAACTGGCTTGAGTTTCTGGAAAAAACCTCTAGGGAAGAAGAAATCGCTGAGGTCCGAAACGTTCTTCGGAAAAAATTGATTTTAGGATCCCGATCCAGGATCGCCGTAGCCAACGTAGGTTCTCTGATCAATCATATTCGGGCGGAAAGAATCTTAAAAGTTCAACACGAGCCTGAGCCTGAAGATCAATCCCATAGTGGAATATTCGGTTATGGGATCGATGATGATCTGATTGAACTTATGATCGCTGAGGTTTTTCAAGAGAGTTATCCTTCAAAATCGGCATAGCTACAATCCCATTTCCCTTCGAACACCCCCACTCCGGTATGAGGCAACCAGCCGGTTTTTCGAGGCGGGGTTCAACGTCATCGAGGTAGTCGCCATACAGGCCACAAGACGCTCCAGATTCTGAAACGCTATACGCACCTGGAAGTCGAGGATTTGGAGGAGAGGATGAAGTGAGCAAACTCGGAAAGCTTCTGGAATCGATCCGGAACAACCCTCTTGATGTTCGGTTTGATGACGCTTGCATAGTGGCCGTATCCTTGGGGTTTGAGAAAAAGGGAGGGAAGGGTTCACATGTCGTTTTCGGTAGAAACGATACCAAGGATATCTTGAATTTCCAGAACCGGAGTGGCAGAATTCCAGCATATCAAGCGAGACAATTGATCAAGATGATTGAGAAATTTGGGAGTTCGTCATGATAGACCACTATACTGTTGAAGTTTTCTGGAGCGATGAGGACAGGGGGTTTATTGCCTTCGTCCACGAGCTCGAAGGGTGCTCCGCATGGGGAGAAACCCGTGATGAGGCTCTAAGAGAGGTAGAAACGGCCATCGGTCTTTGGCTGGATGCGGCCAAGGAGATAGGCCGTCAAATCCCCCTTCCCAACCCGCCGGCCCTTTCTTTGCATTGACTTCTCCCCTTATCTGGCGCCTTTTAGTTGCTAAAAATCGAATTTTTTCACCCCTCCTCCGGAGTCCTCGACCGAACAGAAGCGCCGGGTCTGGGAGACCAGCGAAGCGCACAGGGACCGCAAGAGTCCCGGTGCCGCAAGCGTGAGGCGCAAAGGAAGGGGAGAGGAGAGGGCGGGATCAGGGGGAGAGTCCCCCAGGATCGTGACACGTCACTGGAGGGGGGTCACATCCCCATCTCCATCCCTCCCCTTTCCGGCTCGTATTCCCGCTCTCTTTCCCGTTCCGCCAGGTGGCTCCCTTCGTTCTTGCTCCCTCGCTCCGCGGAAAGGTCATCGCTCCGTTCCTCCGATCTCCCCTGGACTTCTTTCCCGATCCCCATATTCCGCTCTTCTTTCTTTTCGTCCAGGACCTCGAAGTCCAGGACGTTCATCTTCTCATTTTTCCGGATCGAGGCGAGAAGGGCCTTGACCTTCTCCAGCCGACAGTCGAATCCTTCCCGATCCTTCCGGCCCCCGAGTTCGATCCCCGAATATTTATCCAGAAAATCCCGGCAGACATCGATGTCCTTGTTCCAGTCATCCGGAAGCAAAGAATCGAGTTCCGGCCGCTTTGCAAGAAGCCGCTCGGTGAAGTCGATCATCCTGTCCGTGGGAGCCAGTTCGATCCCTTGATTCTGGACCATCTTGTCCACCTGGTCCTCGGTCAACACGATCTGCGTGCCATCCCGGTGGCGGGTCAACTGGACATAGAGGGCGTTCAGCCCCATGCCCGTGACCAGGTTCGAGGAGAAATCGACGGTCTCCCCCTGGCTCTTGTGAATGGTGACGGCATACCCGTAGTCGATCTGCGAATAATCCCGCGGGTCGAACCGGACCTCCGATCCCTTGTCCATCTTTACCGTGAAAACGCACTCTTTCCCGTCACTCGTCACGTCGATCTTCGTCAGGGTCCCGGTTTCCCCGTTCATGACCCCCATCTTCTTGTCGTTCTTCTTGAAAGAGAGCCGGTCCCCGGCTTGAAACTCCCTTTTCCCTTCGCTGTTCCCGTCCCGGTCGCGGACGGTCGTCTCGACCCGGGGCCCGGTCAGGAAATCCCCGATCGCCTCCCTTGCCCGGGTATTCAGCTCGGCCACGTCCGCCCGCCTGTATGCGGTGAGCAAGGTTTTATCGGGAGAATCGGGATTGAATCGGTCAGCCCAGGAATCCACGGTTTCCTTGATCGCCTCGTCCCGGTCCTGGGCGATTGCGATCATGCCGGCGTCCAGGTACTTCTGGAGGGCTTCCTTCACTTCCCCGGCCCGGATCTCCCGGCTGGCGTCCTTCTGCCAGTCCTGCCTTTGTCTGCGGTTTTCCGTCAGTTCGACAAAGCCCAGTTCTTTCTTGAGGGTCTTGAAGGGATTGCCGGCGGCGACCGGGGGAACCTGGCGCTCATCCCCGACCAGAATCAGCTTGGCTCCCGCCTTCTCGGTCTCCCGGATCAGGCCGGCCATGAGCCGGGTATCGTTCATGGCCGTCTCGTCCACGATGACGACGGTCTTTTCAGTCAAACGCCTCGTCGGCGGGACTTTCTCTCCGTTCTCCCGCTCGTATCCCTGAAGCTCCCGGAGAAGGGATGCGATGGTCTGGCTCCTGATGCCGGTGTCCTTTTCGAGCCCAGCGGCCTTCTTCCCCTGAAGGCTGGCCCCGATGACTTCGAACCCGGAGGTCTCCAGGGCGTAGCGGACCGGGACCAGGACCGTGCTCTTCCCGGCCCCGGCATGGCCTTCGAGGATTGCGATCCGGCCGGCTTTGGTCGTCAGGTGGTCGATCGCGGTCCGCTGTTCCTCCGAGAGGGAAAACCCTTTCCCGAATTCGAACCGGGCCGCGGCCGCATTGACCGCTTCCGGGGAGAGGATGTGTGACGTGTCACCCTTTCCCTCCCGGGCCAAAGACTGGATCTCTTTCTCCAGGTCGAGCATTTCCCTGGTGGTGTAGTATTCCCCGTCCTTTCCACGCAGTTTCACGATCTCCGGATCCCGCAAGAGGGCCGCGACTTCTGTCTTCACGTCGTCCAGCCCCCGGCCGACCTGGGAGCACGCGACGCCGGCGGCACGGAACAGGTCCTTTTCCTGGAAGACCGCTTCCAGGGCCGAAAGCCGCCGGAAGAGTTCCGGACGGTCGAGCGAAAAGGAATCCTGCTTCGTTTCCTTCTCCGCGCTCCGGAGGGTCTGGAGCGATTCCGCAGTAATCCCGTGCTCTCCGGCAATCTTTGTCCATTCTTCCCGTAGAATCTCCGCTTCGACGACTGCCTTCCCTTTTCTCGTGTCGAGCGCCGCGACCTCGCTGGCTTTACCGCCCGACAGGCCTTTCCCGGCCAGCGCGGCCTCGATCTGGGCCCGGCGCTTGGAAAACTCTTCTTCCAGTTCCGGGGGGATCCCGGCCAGGCGGAAATACTCCCGGTCGGATTCGATCCCGAACCCAAGAATCAGCATTTCCTCGGACAGTCCGGCCCGGTAGACCGCCCCCAAGGCCAGCTTCCACTCGAAAATCTCTTTTTCGTTCAGGGCTCCCCAGGTCCCGTCCGCTCTCAATCCGAGATTCTGGAGCATGGCATGGGAATGGATCTGCATGTCGAGTTCCCGGGAGCTGCCGTGCCGGTAGACGGCGGCCAGGAGCTTCACGTGCTCCTTCGTGATCGTTCCTTCTTTTGCGCTTCCCCGGCGTCCGAGGGCGAACTTCTCCTCGATGAAGGCGAGGGTCTTTTCCACGGCCCGGTCCTGGGCGGCCTCGATGCCTCTTTTGACCTCCTCGTTTCCCACGGCCCAGGCGATGGAGACGGACTTCGGAGCGGAGAAGGTCAGATCGAACGCATACCGGCGGTCCACGCCCGCTTTCTGGACCAGGGCCTCACCCGTCCGGGGATCGAACCCCTGGAGGGTCACAAGCAGGTCCTCCCGGTCCACGGCTCCATGAAGTCCAAGCTCTGGGGCGGCGGATCCGATCCACCGGGAAGGGGTCGCTTCGGACCCCTGGGCGTAATAGTCCTCGACCGCCCCGACCTGTTTCTCCTTGTTCCGGTTCTCGTCCGGGTAGTCCGCGACCCCGGCCAGGTCTTTTGCCGTCTGCCCCTTCTTGACGGTGATCGACAACATCAGCGCTCCTCCTCGTCTTCCTCTTCGCGGTCCTTCCTGTTGGCGGCCACCTGTTCCTCGGCCCGGATCCCGGAAGCCGGCGGGGCCGGGGCGCTGATTTCGGCCAGGAGCTTCAGAACCGTCAGCGTCGGATCGAGGTGGGCCGGTTCGACCATTGCCTCCTCCGCGATCCGTCCCACGGGAGATTCTTCGTCCTCTTTCCCGGAGGCCTCCGGGGCCTTCGGGAGAGGGGTCACGCGGACCGAAGCGGGTTCCGGACTTTTCCTCTGTCCCGGCTCCTTCGTATCCCGTCTTGTCTCAGGCCGATCGATCTCTTCCTCCGGGATCCTCTCCCTTTCGCTCTCGGATCGACCCGGGGCCTCCGGAGTGGCGATTCCGCGAAGAGGAAGGGGCACGAGCTGGCGGGCTTCGGCGGCTTTGGGGTAATTCCGGAACGACCAGGTCAAAACCGCCGGGTCGCAACCGGCGATCTGGACGATCCCGGTCACGCCGTTTTTCCCCGGACCCAGCAGGGAGGCCGCTTCGTCCGGAGACACCAGTTTTTCGCGTTCATCGACCCAGTTCGTCGTGTGGCCGGTATGGGTGGGGGCAATCCCGATGTTGTCGGACTTTTTGAAGGCAAGGATCTCCCGCTCGCCGATCGATTGCGAGACGTATTTCTTGGCTTCGGGACTGACGCACTGGAGAAAGATCTTGACGCTGGTCGCGTTGTCCCAGATTTCAAGGGTCTTTTCCCCGTAGGTCTCGGCGACCTGAGCCGGGGTCTGGAACCCGAGGACCGTCCGGCATCCCTTGCTTCTTGCCGTGACAAGAAAATCGG
The sequence above is drawn from the Leptospirillum ferriphilum ML-04 genome and encodes:
- a CDS encoding IS110 family transposase — translated: MDPENTALSPFVQELFGTLKDQFKDLEDRISLFDDRILRIHRTHPVCQRLSRVPGIAFFENSRHLSAWLGLVPRQASSGGKARLGRISKRVLMIAYIRPERDRIIPATG
- a CDS encoding TIGR04255 family protein encodes the protein MVRKYSKPPITEALFDIQVELPKEVNIETIDGLSSPLLDRYPKKRPRRKFSTKIEFKGDNPPSTDSSDFGIDGFLFWTEDEKQVTQFRLDGFSFSRLKPYPSGGWEETYPQMVEFWNFYKDSLKPLLVKRVAVRYINLIEVPKPLGEMDWGSYFNWAPPVFGELPHQIEQFVHRTTIQFPEESIKAVITLLTGPPQEPSKTTAIFDLDVFKEIHLSLDQFKIDPLFKKLRGIKDDLFEAGLTETLKREFE
- a CDS encoding type II toxin-antitoxin system HicB family antitoxin, with translation MIDHYTVEVFWSDEDRGFIAFVHELEGCSAWGETRDEALREVETAIGLWLDAAKEIGRQIPLPNPPALSLH
- the mobF gene encoding MobF family relaxase — protein: MLSITVKKGQTAKDLAGVADYPDENRNKEKQVGAVEDYYAQGSEATPSRWIGSAAPELGLHGAVDREDLLVTLQGFDPRTGEALVQKAGVDRRYAFDLTFSAPKSVSIAWAVGNEEVKRGIEAAQDRAVEKTLAFIEEKFALGRRGSAKEGTITKEHVKLLAAVYRHGSSRELDMQIHSHAMLQNLGLRADGTWGALNEKEIFEWKLALGAVYRAGLSEEMLILGFGIESDREYFRLAGIPPELEEEFSKRRAQIEAALAGKGLSGGKASEVAALDTRKGKAVVEAEILREEWTKIAGEHGITAESLQTLRSAEKETKQDSFSLDRPELFRRLSALEAVFQEKDLFRAAGVACSQVGRGLDDVKTEVAALLRDPEIVKLRGKDGEYYTTREMLDLEKEIQSLAREGKGDTSHILSPEAVNAAAARFEFGKGFSLSEEQRTAIDHLTTKAGRIAILEGHAGAGKSTVLVPVRYALETSGFEVIGASLQGKKAAGLEKDTGIRSQTIASLLRELQGYERENGEKVPPTRRLTEKTVVIVDETAMNDTRLMAGLIRETEKAGAKLILVGDERQVPPVAAGNPFKTLKKELGFVELTENRRQRQDWQKDASREIRAGEVKEALQKYLDAGMIAIAQDRDEAIKETVDSWADRFNPDSPDKTLLTAYRRADVAELNTRAREAIGDFLTGPRVETTVRDRDGNSEGKREFQAGDRLSFKKNDKKMGVMNGETGTLTKIDVTSDGKECVFTVKMDKGSEVRFDPRDYSQIDYGYAVTIHKSQGETVDFSSNLVTGMGLNALYVQLTRHRDGTQIVLTEDQVDKMVQNQGIELAPTDRMIDFTERLLAKRPELDSLLPDDWNKDIDVCRDFLDKYSGIELGGRKDREGFDCRLEKVKALLASIRKNEKMNVLDFEVLDEKKEERNMGIGKEVQGRSEERSDDLSAERGSKNEGSHLAEREREREYEPERGGMEMGM